The segment tttacaattaaaatttattttataaaatcaatATCTTATATAGATTTGATAATAATCAATacctaattaaaatttaatttgaagttACATATATTACGTAAAATATATgatagaatgaaattttatattgatatatatatatatataatttcaaacTCGAACTTGAGCCCAACATTCGAAAATGCCCATATtactatttaaaataataaaatatatcattttatattgatatatattataattgaatttaataagatattttaaaaatcaattaatcTGAATTCAAGTTGAGTTTGGCCAAAACAAAAAGTCATTGTCTAAATCTAGTCCAAGTCGAGTGAGTCCAACTTGGTTAGATCTAGTTGGAAAGGATACATGAAGCTAAGCACTATTTAAATAAATACTCATATttatattattcatattttgtactataaaatatttattattaaatatctataAATTGTAATatgttattaaaatattaatatgaatatttttggatgaaatatttaaagttttaaaatgattgctaatgttaaaatttataattaaaaataaaattgtaatattaaataagtttgttaaaacaataatttatagtaataattattatattattaattgcaACTATGACTATTTACTTATATTGAAAATTATGGTAtttgatattaatattttattatattttaaaaataaaataaaatattattattaatataataattttggcACGCTTCAAattagttttttattattattaaaagcaaGTTATTTAGAGTTCtttttaaaaatgatttatgggaagttaatttttaaaagtaaaaagtgTTTATTTTTCGTCATTCAcattatttttatgaaataaacatagaaaaatattgaAAACATTTTCGGtaccctaaaattttaagttagatttgataaattaaaatgaaggaattGTGTGAAATTTGTAGTTCTATGTTAGAGTAAAAATTGTATTATATTtgttatatgaaatatgaaaacgAAATTATGTATAAATTAGATAAGATTTTAACATGATTATATAATTGAAATGGTACGAAAGTATGatttttctaattaaaatgtGAATTTTAAAATCGTAAAAAAATGTGAATTTATATTTAGATGTGTTATACAACATTTACGCAAAATTAGAAATACAACCCTAAAAATTGTATTAGTGTTTTGTGTGGAATTGGGATCTTCAATTTGAGCCCAAATATTCCTAAGTTTTTAATCATGCCTATGCACAACAATTTAAGACGCGATCTTGAGTTCCATAATTTTTCTCATCGACTAAAATTATGATTTCTTTTGTATGGAAAAATATATTTGGATGAAATCATTCTTATTTGACATAATTGGAGTTGATGAGCCTTAATTAGCTTCTGGTTGGTTATTTGGTTGATAATTGTATTCCTCAATCTTAAGTATTTCAAAGCATATATTTTCAAGTCATGAACCAATCAAAATATGCATGATCCATTGAAAGAGTGTTCTAGTGAAGAAAGTGTTTGAAAATTCCATTGTCATAATGATGCTGCCAATTAATTTATCACTCCTTGAGATTTTGAGTGCATTGTTGCAACATATGTTCCAATGTGGAATCAGTGGTCTGGGGAACTTTTAATTTGCATCTCTGGTAGCCCGCAAGGCAATGGCTTAAATTGCAATGCATCCCATTTCTCTAGCTTAAGTTTGTGAAGCCTTGGTGCCACTGGAAGAAAACCTCTTAAGATTTCCACGACGCGGAATGACAAGTTTGTTTAAAGGAAGGTGTGTGGGCAGAACAATAGAAATCTTCATCATTCCAACAAAACCTTTCTTCCCTCTCATCCATAAGCGTAAAGTTTAGAATCTCAAGAGATTTAAATGGTTTAGTCAAAGTGTGTCCATTCCCGTAGAATTCATCATCAATTTTTCCAACTTCCAAACGATGATAAATGCCTAAACGATGGCAAAGAAAAACACCAATTACAATCATGTAAATCCAAAAATACTAAATTTGACAAGGAAGAAGGCCCAcccattttgaaaattttgtgccTTTATAACTTCTAATAACAAAATATTTCAGATTTGTATGAGGCTCTAATTGTTCCAATACTTCTCTACCATGCTTTGACtcgtcatctataacatcatttTGATCCCATATCAATTTCAACTCCATAATATTCATCTTATTTTTCAAATTggtttcttttgcattcatcgcACTTACAACCTTTTTTTAATCttgaaattaaaagaattaaaaaattgtatgtataaaaataaaagttagaTTTGGAAGCAAAGAAACACAAGACcattaaattaaaaagaaactaaaaatgattaaaaattataaaagaagaaaacatgttggtttatttattaaaatttttaaagagtGTAAATGGATAATTATCCATTTTAGGGGGCTACGCCACTGTCCATCACGAGTGTTGAGTTCCTACGTATTATAGTAAAAGGTGCTTTTCTTATGACAGACGTATAaattttatagtaatttaatcTAGCTGAACAACACTTATGAATCGCAATACCTCTAAAAAATCATATTCAAAAAataactttcaaaaacacttattTTGATACTTGTCTTTTTTATtacaatattaaaatgaaaaaacctTCCACATATGCAGCATTTAAACAAACAGCGTAGAAGTCAACGTTTTTTAATTTCCCTACTCATTGCCTTTCTCACCATCTTAAGATATATTATATAATACATTACATCTGTCTTTCTCTATCAATTTTTAACTATCCTTCTCCCTTTTCTGACTCTCCTATAGCTTTGTGCATGCTTTTGTCTTACGCTACCATTACTAACTTATCTTCTTTTCGTTTCATTGTGCAACCATTGCTCTGGCCATAGTTTTTTTTCACTCGCTTCTATTTCTTAATTGATTTCTTATCGAGATCTGATTCGAGCTTTGATTCCATAATTAAATCCAAAATCATTAAAGCATTTTAAAACGAACCCCAatgcaaattaataaaataagacTTTTAAAAATTCCAACAAGCTTAAATGTGTGCACCAACTGTTAATCATCGGCAGCGAGGTGACTTACCGTTGTTATTTAGCATCTCATCATTTCCAATACCACTCCTTTAGCTGCTTAAAACTAGAATTCATGGACATCAGCATCGATCCAAGGTTGAGTGAAGCAGCTCGATTAGGAAATATTGATGCCTTTTACGCTCTAATTCATGAAGATCCGTACATGTTAGACCGCATTGATCAGATCCCTTTCGTCCCTACTCCACTCCATATAGCTGCACATGAAGGCCAAATTCATTTCGCAATGGAGATGATGAACTTGAAgtgtaacagccaaatttttcagtggtgtcggaaacagtgattcgagattactaaatccgacgagtaagtttagaaattttaacaaataataattataggccaagcgcgaacttaaaagaattatttttaattagtgaattttgcgattttaaaagaattaatcaggtaaatttggttgaaaatgaggtatcgagacctcggatttataaaccgagccataaatatttttataaatatttatggagtgttattaagttagtattaaagtttcgttagaaaattttaacgtttggttagtcaattaattaaaaaggactaaattgaaaatagtgcaaaatttattaaattgtgattaaatagtttaagtgattaaaaaggagggatttaaaatgcaattggacccaaattgtatggactggacggttgggcaagaaaatcagcaaaaaagacaaggagaaacaagggcaaaatgggaaattttgcaaattaaacatataaaacaagacaaatttgaaaaatctagagatatcatcatttttcttcagaaaaaacgccatgggaggtctgaaagctgctggtttttcatactttgacatatgtgagttcaattattacctttttctttgagatttttatgttttgtgacttttacaattaggtccaagtgtttaattcattagtttttgattttattagcaaaattaaaagctatcattgataattgttagctgtttatgatgaaataaaatgaatttgaagctttgattttgttgtttgatgattttatcaagtaatttcaatagaaattgattttaggacctaattgtgaaaaagttgtgaattaaggtttagtgttaaaattttgattttcaaagattgtgtaatagtttagaatgatggaataaaatgttaattgagaaaatttagcttaatagatgggctaattgatcaaggactgaattgtatgacctttgaaatttagaggaaaaatggtaataaacatcttgaactaaaacaatattggacagcagaagtagactaactttgaaaaatcaccataaattttaaaaatcgaattaaaagatgaataaaatatgaaattaaatcttattgagtctagtttttcatagaataaacggtgtaagcaatggatttgtaaattatgagatataataaattttgtgagacaatgttagaatgaattcgggttcccctattttgactttggaaaatcaccaaaaattggataaaattaattagagtctcaaatttatatgcttagaatccttaatgagtctattttcaatagaaatcaatgggaacattatccgaattttgtactgtgatataattaatttttagtgaagagaggtcagaactgttggatagtgaaataggggaaacttaaatgaataaactgtactaattggctaaaccaaaaattcttaaaattttatggtggaatgatatgtgagtctagttttagtgaaaatttacggatcttaattttgagatctgtagctcaaattataaataattcagtgactatgactcgtgtgaacagattgatgtgagcattaataagtaaattgtgaaatcgtacttacaagaatattatatacattaaggatgtggaatggagaggaggagaaggaaaaatatatatggatattcagttagcatggctaatttgcatgttttaagctcatggactaaattgaataaaagtaaaactttagggggtaattttgtaaaaatgtcaaaaatgactaaattgaagggaataaattgttttattatctaaattaataaattgaatgaaattatcaatttaaaattgggtgaaatttgggaaaatggtaaattattaATATGctcctaaatcttggtatttctgcaagtTAGTCAGGTAGGTTTGGATaccctgaatgagcatgtaaatatgaaaatttaagtattgtatcgtattttatatgatattttgaattgaatatataaaaaagatgttacatgaaacatgaaaatgaatactaaataatataaattaattgaaattattctgaaaatttcggtaatgcctcgtatcctatcccggtctcaggtacgggtatgagGTATTACATGAAGCCTTCATTTGTCAGGAAGTTAAACCGAGATGGGTTTAGCCCTATGCATTTGGCACTAAGAAATGGGCAGATCAAGCTAGTGCTGCGACTGTTGAAGGCCGATAAAGAAATGGGCAGAACTCCTTTGCACTGCGTAGTTACAATGGGAAACTCTAATTTGTTAATCGAGTTCCTTGAAGCTTGCCCTGAATGCATTGAAGATGTGACAGTTCTGAATGAGACGGCCTTACATCTTGCTTTGAAAAATGATCAGATCGAAGCTTTTAATCTCCTTATTGGGTGGCTTCAAAAGAACCGTCGCAAAGGAGCCTTTGCCTTGGAAAAAAAACTTGTGAATTGGAGAGACAATGATGACAACACTATGTTGCATATTGCTGCTAGCAAGGGATTACATCAGGTGTATATATATCAATTCTATTTGTTCCTAACTGAAATCAATTGAAAATATTACTTTGATAATCATTAATGGTGGTTTCTAATGATCTCCCAGGAACTACAGCTGGTGTTAGATTCCTTTGACTCATTCAGAATTAATGTAAAAGCTATGAACTCCCAGGGTTTGACAGCTCTAGAAATCATACAAAATGTTCAAAGACAAGCGGTGAACACCGCCCAAGATGACACCACCACCACCAAGATTAAACGCTTAAAGAAAAAAGTACATGGATATGAAAAACCGCTTACGTTTCTAGCTCGTGAAAAGTCCAACATGTCGGCGGAGATGCTCAACGCAACGCTGGTGGTTACGGCGTTGGTTATAACAGCAATCTACCAATCATCACTAAGCTCTGGCAAGCTGCTAGCACTAACACTTCTACTAGTGATCCATTATTTCCGACCTCAAATAACGTTACTCTTCACTTCTTAGAAGTGAACGGTTCCAATAAATCCATTGCCAAGCTTCTGATGGGAGAAGAATCGAGGAAAGCTGGTACCACAATCTTGGATCCCTGGGCGTATTTTTTCTTTTGGTTTCTGAATAGTCTAGCATTTATGCTTTCGATTCTTTTCACGTTATTGATTCTTTCCTATGTTAGTCGTTTAGTTCTCGCCCCGCTTTATTTGCTGGGCAACTCCTACATGTTGTCCATGACAATATTAGCCCCGTCGGTAATTTTGTCAAAAGTCAACCTGTATTACATGTTTTTCTTCGTTCTGGTGCCGTATTTAGTAATGTTGGCAGACGTCTTACGGGTTTACAAGTCGGCAAATTACAAAGAATGGATCAACTTAAGTAAAGCACTCCGTGGTGGAAGCAATGTTGGAATCGCTCAACGCCTGCGGAGGGATTTATCTTTTATGTAATGTTAGCTTGTTTAATGTTCTGCCTAAACTCTTTAGAGAGCTCTGCTTTTACTAATTCATGATTTGTCTGGGACGTAATAATTCTTTTTGGCATCATAGTGATGATTGTTctgataatatttttatttattgttcgaaaatattttattcaaaaatttatttatttatttttgtttgttttagtaTGGACATTTAgagttatttttaataatattgtctctaatatttgaattattattacatgatattatatataaacataattaaaaacacaaattactagGAAAAAATAAATAAGGAAAAAGATTGATATAGTAACGTATCATAGTTCATTTTACAGAAACTTTACAGAAAAAGGTAGCTTTATCATcgtattattttataattttataatttttagaaaattagaAATAATTTGATCACATTGAACATGTATAACAATTGTAGATAATAAACTTACAGCAaggaaagaaattaaaaggaaaatgGAAATGATTGTTCACAATACATATCAtaattttattcttttctttaccCATATTTCATACGAATTGCAGACAGGACATCTGAATTTTGATCTGCCTACCAATGATTAAGAGAAAAGTAAAATAAGTTTTTGGAAATATTaaggaaatcattaaaaattattttattaaaaatgaatttttaatatttaatagtttaaatgtttttgataattattttaattttttacttaatataaaatttttaatgaaaaagtgttgaataaaataaataaataagcagCTACTTTATTACTTAATGTAAAAAATAaagttaattaaaaattaaaataaattatcttttaataaaatattcaaattaattagtttttatccaaaattatccaaaataacataaaataatatgttaataagattaaaattaaaaatcaataatattttaaaatccatatttatttttattaaacaaCATAATTATATTAGTACTTATATTTGGCTAAATTATCCATATatgttgaaataataataataataattgagaaactatgctttcttttaaaaaaaatttactcaTCTATGTTGTTTTTGGAGAGAGAAATGAAAACATATCTTACACTGTACGTTTTCATTGATTTGGCAAAGAAAGCGTGCCTTGTAGGGCTCGTTTTCTTCTCATCCCAAAAAACACGTCTTACGTCACTGAAAACGCACCCCTATAGGTTGCGTTTTCTATCCAACAATAACTTTTTCCAACAGGCAGAAATCCCAATGACTATGGGACTCCAACTTTTTTTTCTATATGAACcctctaatttttaattttttcaactCAACTCAACTCAACTCTCAACTCTCACAGTTTGATTCTCAATTTTCTTATTCTCGAttttttattcttaattgtcaattCTCGATTTTCTAATCTAAATTCCCAATTCcaaagtaattttttttaaaaaaatttaatcctTTGATTTGATTTTATTAAGTTTTTGATGGCATATTAGCTTATTCATTTGGATGACAAGCATATCCTCGACGTTCAATTAcaaatggtaagaaaatattatttaattatttatttttaatccgTTAATTATTATGATGTTTAGaaaatattatcatattatttaattttaaataattaattattatgatgtttagattaataatttttatgtttatatacttaAACCGAAGGTCGAATCTTAGAAACGTATATAAACAACTTAATCTTTAAAATTGTTCAAATAcactatataatttttaaatttttataaatggttatttaaaatttttaatttatttttaaattttaaagaattttttattttttaaagaaagaaagaatcctTCCTTTTGATGTGTAttaattctaatatatatatttatatactaaCATAGAAACTTTGTTCTACTATGTGCTCTATCTTTTCTTCTTTACATGTTTCTTTTTTTGtttgcttcttcttcttcaagtttCACCTCATTCATGCCACCAGACAAGCATGGTAACACACCGTTGGAGAATGTAGAACCTCGCCCTTTGCTCCTTCACCAGCCGGCTGCACCGCCGTCCAAATGTTTTACATGGATTTGGCAAGTGTCGATCGCAGAAGCTTATGTTGCTCTTCTCTTGCTTATTTCTTTCCTTCACGACAAAAATATGATGATgtatttaaatgataaagttGAATTGCATCATAATTTTTATATCATGTTTGATATAGTACAAATTGTAATTATATAGttacataaattttattttaaaatattaattactataaaaaaatattagtatgataagaaaaattctaaacaagtaacaaaaattaaattaaattgttatATGTATTATGTTAGTCTAAAAAGTAGATAGTACACGATTACTAATAAAATAGtaagaaaaataaacatcatattcaaatttatttaattgttcTACTGCATATTTGttagtttattttcttttaatatttaacatatgctCCTTATCATCATTTGCTAGTACAATCTAACCCCTTTTTATAATATACTAAGGAGATGTTGTTAATAtaagaaatattttttaaaattaaaaaaaaattcaaccacATTTCGAAGTCTTGAATGTCTCAAAGTAAAGAGATAGCGAGCTGTCTATGATACTTGTGTCAAGCACAATTTTCTCAAA is part of the Gossypium arboreum isolate Shixiya-1 chromosome 5, ASM2569848v2, whole genome shotgun sequence genome and harbors:
- the LOC108451288 gene encoding ankyrin repeat-containing protein BDA1-like, whose translation is MRYYMKPSFVRKLNRDGFSPMHLALRNGQIKLVLRLLKADKEMGRTPLHCVVTMGNSNLLIEFLEACPECIEDVTVLNETALHLALKNDQIEAFNLLIGWLQKNRRKGAFALEKKLVNWRDNDDNTMLHIAASKGLHQELQLVLDSFDSFRINVKAMNSQGLTALEIIQNVQRQAVNTAQDDTTTTKIKRLKKKVHGYEKPLTFLAREKSNMSAEMLNATLVVTALVITAIYQSSLSSGKLLALTLLLVIHYFRPQITLLFTS